In Mycobacterium sp. Aquia_213, the sequence AGATCCGCGGTAGTCATCGTGGTGCCCGGCTGCAGAAAATCCAGCCCGTACTGGCCGCCCGCCACGTCGACAAGGGTGGCGATCAGGCCGCCCTGCAGCGCCCCAGAAGTGTTGACCACGTTCGGACTAACCGGCATCGTCATCGCGAATTCGCCGTTGCGCGAGCCCGCGCGCAAGCCAATTGCGGCGAACAACTCCGCCAGTGAGGGCGGGCCCGTTTCGTCGTCGGTGTCCCGGATGCCCAACGCGCGGCTGCAGAAGTCGTAAAGCTGGCCGGCGTCGACCGGCGACCCGTTCAATTCGGCGCCCAGCCAGTGCAGCCGCTGCGCCCCCATCATCGTCTGCATCACGATCGCGGCCGACTCCCCGGTACCCAGACCCGGGCTGAACACTCCCTCGGTGATGCCTTGCCCCACGATGTCGCGGATCAGTTGGTACAACGGGGACAGCACGCGGGCGTATTCGCGGGGACGGGTATCGGCGAGGTGCTGGTTATAGAGACCCAATGCCCGGTTGAGGCTGTCCTGGGTGCTGGATTCCGGTTGCTGGCTGATGCGGTCGATCAACAGCTTCAGCGCGGCCGTGCTGTCCAGTCCGGCGGCTTCGGCGCGCCAGGTCAGCACCGATTGCGAGATCGTCCGGTCGAATAGCGCGAGCAGCAGTTCGTCCTTGCTGCTGAAGTGCTGGTAAAAGGCGCGCAGCGAGGTCTTGGAGCGGGCGACGACCTCCTGCACGGTGAAGTCGGTGCGCCCGGTCTCGCGCAGGATCTCCACGGCCGTCTTGATGAAGCGGTCGCCGCGCGTCACTTCGGCGTCATCGCTGGGGGCGGTCATGTGCGCTATGTCCCCTTCCCGTGGCGCACCGCGTGCGCTTTGAGAATGAGGTTACCGCGCGTGACGAGATCTCTGCGAAGCTAGCCCTGCGGTAGCTCGTCGGGGGTTTCGGGCCCTGTCTCGAGCTCGGCCTCTGGCTCGGTCTCCGGGGACCGCTTCTTGAGTTTGCTGGCGAGTACCGCGACGCCGCCGGCGGCGAGCAGCAGGGGCCATTCGACGACGGCGATCAGCCCGACTGCCGCGGCGACGACCGCGGTCCGGGGGCGGATGTGGCCCTCTCGCATACCGGTGCGAATGTCTCTCGTCGTAACAACGACGCCCTCGGCGATCGCGGTCCCGATCTGGCTAACTGTTGAAACCGTTTGGTCGGCAACCGAGTTCGCTGATTTGGTGGCTCGTTCAATGATTGTCACTGTGCCCTCCCAAGATTCGAATTGTTGTGCGCGTGGCCAATAATTTGTCGTCCGTTTGCTTTTCGGATTCTCTAAGTCGCGCTCCTAGATCCTCTTAGTCAATACGGTGTAGCACGCACGTACTACTTCGACGAGTCTGCTGCGTGAATCTGCAATGTCCAAGCTAATTATCGCGAGAGGGCGTAACGCACAACTATGGTCATCGAGCCGATCGTCTCGGGGCTTCGTATGGTGGTCGCAGGCGGCGCTGCCGCGGCAGCTGAGTTGCTGGGTGGGGACCGTCCCCGCCGCCGCTGGTCCGGCAATGGCCGCGGGTGGATCGAGCTGCGCATCCCCGAGGAGGACCGCTCGTCTGAGTACGCGACCGTCCTGGAGCGGACGATAGGCAGCACCACCGGCGTCACCCGCACCCAGGTGAACTGGCCGTTGTCCCGCCTGATCGTCGACATCGACGAAAACGGGCCGACCGTCGACGATTTGGCCCTGATGGTGGAGGCGATCGAGCGGGCCTTCACCCAGAAAGCCGCTCGCAACGAGCCATCCGACGAGTTCGCGCCGCAGCCTCCGGTCCGGCTGCCGGTGATCGACATCCCCGGAGACGGCGCGGAGGTCGTCAACCGGATGAGCCTGCTTGGGGCCAAGGCGGTATCGCTGGGTGTCACGACGTTCCTGCAAGTGACGCGGATGCCCAGGTTGCCGCGCGCCTTCGCCGCCGCGACCACCTTTGCCGAGGCGCAGCCCGATGTACGCCGGGTGTTCGAACGGGCCCTTGGCCGTGGGCGCGCCGACGCACTGCTCGCGTTGGGCACCGCCGTCACCCAGTCGCTCGGCCACACCCCGTCGGTGATCGCCGCCGACATGTGCCTTCGGAGCCTGCGCCTCATAGAAGCGCTGTCGGCCGTTGAGGCCTGGAATGAGCACGAACCTCAGCTGGCGCTCAGCGCCGAAGCCGAGCCGCACCCGGAGACGCGGCGGCCGCGGCCCGTGCCGGACACGGCGTCGGAAAACTACGCCCGCGCAGCAACCGCGGCGGGCCTGGCCGGGGCAATCGCCCTCACCGTCAGCGGCGGGGCCGCGCTGGCGAGCGAGGCGGTCATCGTCGCCGCACCGCGGGCGCTCAACTACGCCCGCGAGTCGTTCGCCACGACGTTCTGCGCCGGGCTGAACCGCTACCACCACACCCTGGTGATGCGACCCGACGCGATCCGGCGCCTGGATGGTGTCGACGTGCTGATCGTCGACCCCGCGGTGCTGGTCGGTGAAACCCTGCGCGTGGCCGAGATCAGCGGCGTCGACGGCGAACTCCGCACCAAGGTGTGGCAGTGCGCCCAAACGGATGTCAACGACGGTCTGCTCGATGCGGGCGTCCACACCGGGTGCTCGCTGTCACCCGCGCATCAGTTGCCGGAGCTGCACGACCTCGAGGTCGTGGTGGCGCGCAATGCGGATCCCTACGCCGAACCACTCATGGCCGCGGCGCGCGGCGCCGATCTCAAGCTCGTGTCGGTGGATCGGGCCGATGCCGGGCATCTGCGCGGCACATTCGACGAACTGCTGCCCGTCGACGACGGCGACGTGGATCTGACCATCTACGGTGCGGTCCGGCAATTGCAGGCCGACGGAAAAATCGTCGCCGTGGTGGGGCGTGACCTTCGGCGTGCCTTCGCCGCCGCGGACCTTGGGCTGGCGGTCTGGCCGGCCGGTCGGGGGGCGCCCGCGTGGATGGCCGACGTCCTGATGCCGGACCTCAAGGTCGCGTGCCGGATCATCGACGCCATCCCCGCGGCCAAGTCGGCCGCACGGCGAGGCGTCGAGTTGGCCGCTGCTGGGACCCTGCTGGGCTCGCTGACGCTGTTGCCGGGTGTTCGGGCGGCGGGCGTGCGCCCCAGCATCGCGGCCGCTGCCATCGCGCTCATTCCCGGATACGTGATCGGGCGAGGGGTGGCCATGCAGCCCGATCCGGCCGCGGCCGCGGACACCGAATGGCACGCGCTGGACGCCGACCAGGCGCAGGCACAGATTCGGGCCCTGTGGCCCGAGCTCGCCAACCCCGTCCCCGTCGCCGCCCAGGTTCCCCAGACGCGGATGCAGGCGTTGGCCGCCGGCTTCGCCGACAGCAGCAGAGACGTCGTCGAGGCGATGTGGCACGAGATGCAGGATCCGCTCACCCCGATCCTCGCCACCGGGGCGATGGCGAGCGCGCTCGTCGGTTCGCCGATGGACGGTGTGCTGGTCGGGATTGTGCTCTTGGGCAGCGCCGGGATCGCTGCGGGGCAGCGACTCAGCTCGGATCGTCAGCTCAACAAGATGCTCAGCGCCCAGACGCCGCCGGCCCGCGTCACCACGGGACCCGACCAGTTCGAGCTGGTGGCGACCGAGCACCTGACACCGGGAACCATCATCGAGGTCCGTTCTGGTGAGGTGGTTCCCGCCGACGCCCGCGTGCTGACCGCGGTCGCCGTGGAGGTGGACGAATCGTCGCTGACGGGCGAGTCGTTGCCGGTGACCAAAAACCCCGCGCCGACACCGGGCCGCCCGCTGGCCGAGCGAGCCTGCATGATCTACGAGGGCTCGACCGTGCTCAGCGGCGTGTGCCGCGCGGTGGTCGTCGCGGTCGGTGAAGCTACCGCCGCGGGCCGGGCCATGGCGCTGGCTCCGAAACGGCGCGACGAGGTCGGGCTGCACGCACAGCTGGCCTCGGTGACGGCGAAGGTGTTGCCCTGGACCCTCACCGGTGGTGTCGGAGTGATCGCCACCGCGCTGCTGCGTGGGTCGGGCATTCGTGAAGCGGTCACCAGCGGTGTCTACTGCGCGGTCGCCGCCGTGCCGGAAGGCCTTCCGCTGGTGGCGACTCTGGCGCAGCGCGAGGCGGCAAGGCGCCTGACCGAGCGCAACGTTTTGGTCCGGGCTCCGCGGTCGGTCGAGACCCTGGGCCGCGTCGAGGTGGTCTGCTTCGACAAGACCGGGACGCTGAGTGAAAACCGGCTAGTGGTGACGGATATCTCCGCACAGCCGGGTTTCGACGAGGACGTGATTCTCGAGCGCGCGGCGCTGGCCACCCCGGTGGCGGTCACCGAGCACGCTCCGCTGCAGGCGACCGACGCCGCGGTGGTCAATCGAGCCGGAAGTCAGCCAAAGCGCGACCGCGAGTTGCCGTTCCGTGCCGGACGCGCCTACGCGGCCGGACTGGACGGCGACACCCTCGCGGTCAAGGGCGGACCCGAGATCGTCCTGTCGGCGTGCGTCGAGGGTCAGGACGACGACCTGCGTGAGGAGCTGTTGGCACACGTCCACGACATGGCCGCGCGCGGCCTTCGCGTGATCGCGGTCGCCGACAAGACATTGACGGATGCCGAGCTCGAGATCGCGCAGGACAAGGGCCTGGAACCGTTGTGCCGCAATGATTTACGCCTGTTGGGATTCCTCGGGATCACCGACACGCCGCGGCGCGACGCGCGGGAACTCCTGCTCGGACTGGCCAAACGGGACATCGGCGTGCGGGTGATCACGGGCGACCACCCGGCCACCGCCCGCGCCATCGCTCGCGAGATCGGGCTCGACGTTCCGGAAGACTGCATCATCACGGGAGCCCGCTGGGAGCGGTTGTCGATCGCCGAGCGGGCCGAGGTCGTCAAGACCAACGTGATCTATGCGCGGATGTCACCCGAGCAGAAGGTCCAGATCGTCCAGCAGATCAGCAATTCCGGGGTCGTGACCGCGATGGTGGGCGACGGTGCCAACGACGCCGCGGCGATCCGTGCCGCGGCCGTGGGCGTGGGCGTGTCCTCGCACGGCAGCGACCCGGCCCGCGGCGCCGCCGACGTGGTGCTGACCGAGGGCCGCGTCGGAAGCCTCTTGGAGGCGATCGAGGAGGGTCACCGGTTGTGGCAGCAAGCACAAGCCGCGGTCGGGATGTTGTTGGGCGGCAACGCCGGTGAGGTGGCCTTCAACATGTACGGCACGATGGTCCGAGGCATCGCGCCGCTGACGGCCCGGCAGATCCTGCTGGTGAACATCCTGACCGACGTGTTCCCCACGACGGCCGTTGCGGTGAGCGCCGTTCGCAACATGCGACCGCCGTCGGAGCGCGGGATCAACATGGACGATCTGATGCAGACCGTCGCTATCCGCGGGGCCGCCACGACTGTTGGCGCAAGCGCTTCGTGGAGCCTGGCCACCTTTACCCGCGCTGCCCCGCAGCGTGCGGCGACGGTCGGTCTGGTGGGTCTGGTCACGACGCAGCTGGGGCAGACGCTGCTGGATTCCCGCGATCCGCTCGTGATCAGCACCGTCGCCGGCACCTTCGTCGCGATGGCCGCCCTGATTACGACGCCGGGCCTCAGCCAACTCGTCGGGTGCGTCCCGCTGGGTCCGCTGGGGTGGATCGAAGGCGTGGCCCCGGCCGTGGGCCTGACCGTGCTTACCGCCGCCAAGCCGGACTTGTTGCTCCGGATGGCATCGATGATCGGGAAACGCGTCTCGAAATATGGCAACGAGGCCGACAGCGTCTTGACCAGCATGGTGGGGTCGCTGACTACGTGGGCCCAGGAAATCCCGGGTATGGACAGTGGCAATGGAGCCAAGGGCGACCGGGTGCCCCAACTGGAACTCACACCAGCCGGTTAACCGACGACAACAACGAAGAGGTACAGACATGACCACGCTGGACCAAGACCAAAACGGCACGCCCGAAACGGATTCCGGCTCAGACGAGCTGCACGATCAGCTCCACGACGAGCTGCACGACGAGCTCCACGATGAGTTGCACGACGAACTGCACGATGAGTTGCACGAAGAGCTGCACGATGAGCTGGCCGAAGAGCTTCGTGCCGGACCGAGTTTCGCGCAGCGGTGGGCTGCCTACGCCGAGGCGCACCCGAAGTCCAAGCGCGCCCGGACCCTGCGAACCCTGCGGGAGTTGGAATCACGGGCAATCGACTTGCCGGTCATCGGGAAGTTCCACCGGCCCGACAAACACGACGTCGTCTACGTGGTGGGGCTCACTGCGCTGCTGGCGTTCGGGGCCGTGGAGCTGCCGATTGCCCTCGTCGTGCTGGGCGGACATGTGCTGGTCAAGCAGCACTCCAGCCGTTCGCTGGCGGCGGTCGGTGAAGTCATGGAAGACGTCTTCGGCCACCACATCTAAAACGGTGGCCCGCCGCCGGGCGGGCTAATCAAGGTTGCGGCGGTGGAGCGGGCACAACCGGTTTCCCTGCCATGCAATCTTGAAGCTCCTGACTGCCCGGGGCGAAGTCGAAGCCGCAGTTGCACTCATGAACTTGCTGGGGCTTGGGAAGCGAATTGCAAAAGTCGGTGCCAGCCGAGGCCGATGGTGCGGTCCACATCACACCAGCGGCCAATGCTGCCGCTCCGATCGTGGCCATCAATACTCTCGGCTTCATGTTGGGATTCCTTTTCTCGGGAAGACGCCGGGCACTCCGTCGCTGCTGGTTACCGCAGGGACAGCAGTTGTCGCACTACGCTAACCCGCGCTGCCGGATTTTTCTCTTCGCTCGGTCAGGGTGCGGGGTTGAACGCTCACCCGCCCCGGGCGGCGATCATCGCGGAGCGATTGACCTTGGTCGCCGCCGTGCGGGGGATCGCATCGACGAACTCGACCGTCTTGGGTGCCTTGTAGGGCGCGAGCCGGTTCTTGGCGTACTCGATCACCAGCTGCTCGGTGAGCGACGCGCCGTCGGCGGCTTGCACCACGGCATGCACCCGGCGTCCCCACCGTTCGTCGGCGAGCCCGATCACCACGACATCGGCGATGTCAGGGTGGCCGGCAAGGGCCGACTCGACCTCGGCGGGAAAGACATTCGCGCCGCCGCTGACGATCATGTCGACCCGGCGATCGACGAGGTAGAGGAAACCGTCCTCGTCGACGTGGCCGATGTCGCCGGCGGAACGAAAGCCGTCCTCGGTCGATGGCAGCGGTGCGGCGCCGCCGAGGTAGCGATACCCGGCGCTCATCGGCGCGCGCAGGTAGATGTCGCCGTCTTCACCGGTGGGTACCGGGTTTTTGTCGGCGTCCAGAATTCGGATCTCGGTGTCGCGGAAGCCGCGACCGACGCTGCCGGGATGCGACAGCCATTCGTCGCCGCGCAACGCGGTGAGCCCGAGATTCTCGGTCATGCCGTAGGCCGTCACAATCCGTTCGGGGCTGAGCAGTTCGAACCAGGTATGCAGCAGCGAGGGCGGCATCACCGCGGCGCCTTGGAGAATGAAGACGACGCTCGACAGGTCACGCTGCCGGACGTCGGGCCGCGCCGCGATGCGCGCCAGCATGGTCGGCGTGGCCGTGAAGTTGGTGATCCGATAACGTTCGATAACATCCAAAACCAAAGCCGCATCGAACTTTTCGAGTATTACCAGGTGATTGCCGCCGAGCAGCATCAGGAAGGTTGCGAAACCGTTGGTGTGATACATCGGCGCGGGCACCATGATGGTTTGCGGCATCTGCACCGGCGTCCAGTTCGTGATGAACGGTTCGCCCTGCTCGGGAATCCATAGTGACGGAGCCAGGGTGAGGATCACCTTGGGCACCCCGGTCGATCCGCTGCTGCAGATTCCATTCGCGGCGGGGGAGATGGCTTCTGGCAGCGGGTCGCCGGACTCGCCCGCCGCACGGGCGTCCAGCTCCCACCGAGTCTGTTCGTCGACGACGACGGCGGGGTCGATCACCGCGCGCACCCGATCCCGCTCCCAATCCGGCAGATCCCAGTGCATCGGGATCGGGACCGCGCCGATTTTCCAGCATCCCAGCGTGGCCAGCACCAGGTGCACCGAATTTGGAATCGCGAGTGCGACAAGGGAACCCGTTTGTGCGCCGGCGGCCGTCAGGGCCCGCCCCCATTGGTTGGCGCGGGCGTCGAGCTCACCGAACGTCAGCGCCGCCGCGGTGCCGTCGAGCGCGACAACCGTCACCGCCGCCGTGTCGCGCTGGTGTTCGGCGAGCGTGGCGAGTTTGGTGCCGAACGGGACTCCGTTTTCGAACGGATTGGTCGCCGCCGACTCGAGGGGTTGCGTACTGCTCACGCCGATACCGGTTCGCTGAAGAGGGTCTCCAGGGAGCCGTCGCGGACGTCGGAGATCAGGCGCAGCCCGAGCGCCTCGGCGCCCAGCGGCAACCGGATCAGCGGCTGGGTGTGCCGGTCGAGCACGCTGACGTCGGACTCGTCGCAGAAGCCCAGGGCGCCGAGCAACTGGTGGGAGGCGCGCAGCACTTGCCGTGCGGTGTCGGTGGCCTTGAATCGGAGCACCAGCGCGTCAGCGGAATGCACCTGCGCCGGTAGCGATTCCGGTCGGCAAATGGTGTATTTCGCCAGCTCGTGCAGCCCACGTACCGCGACCGAGGCATCCGCGACGGCGAACCGGACGGCCTGGAAGTCCGCCAGCGGCTTGCCGAACTGGATGCGGGCCCGCAGATGGTCAGTGACGATCTGCAGCGAGCGCTGCATTGCTCCCAGAATCCGCCATGATCCCAGCACGAGATGAAGATTAACGTCGGCGGCCGGAACTGTCCCGTCGGGTGCGCTTATTGAGGCCGGCACCAGGAACGGCCCCAGTTTGGCGTTCGTCCGCGACGCGATCTGCAGCTGGTACCGGTTGCCATCCAGGTCGGCGGCGACCCAGGCGCCGGGCAGATCGCCGTGGTCGATGCGCGGCGCCTCGGGATTGACCAGGGCTAGGCGCGCACCGTCGATTGCCAGCAGCTCCTCGACGACGGGATAGGGCAGCGCGTGCGCACCCGCGGTTTGGCAGAGCACTGCCGCGGCAAGCAGGTCGTCGGGACCGGACCGGACTTCGAGCTCGAACGCGCCGAGCTCGCCCAGGGCCGCTCGAGCCGCGTCCCGAACGCTGTCGTCTGTCTCGGCCCGCAGTGCGGCCTGCGGGCCGCCCAGCCGGTCGAACCGTTTGGCGGCGACGGTCGCGAAGTCGCTAATGTCCTGTGGCAGTGTGGTTTTCACCGGTGCTCTCCCAGAGCGGCTCGTGCCACCAGCATGCGCTGCACCTCGATGGTGCCCGATGCCACGGTGGCCGCTTGTGCGTAGCGCCAATGGTCTTCGATGGCCCCGTGCAGCGCTGACGAGGCACCGCTGTCCAGTGCGACCGGGCCCAGCACGTCAAACAGCAGCTCGGCGACCTGCTGATCGCAAGTAGTGGTGGCGATGCGGGCGGCGCTGGCCGCCGCACCGGCCGACGGATCGTCCTGCAGCGACACCGCGCGATAGGCCAGCAGCCTGGCCACCCGCAAGTCGACGAGCGCCCGGACCCACCGAGCCCGAAGCGATTCGGGCAGCCGGTCCCAGTCGTCGCCGAACTCGCTTTGTATCCGATGCAGCAGCGACTCGCAGCGCGCGTAGCGCGCGATGCCGACGCGCTCGAACGCGAGCGCCTCGCGCATCACCCGCCAGCCGTCACCGACCTCGCCGAGAACGTCACCGGGGAACGCCTGCACATCGTCGAGGAACATCTCGTTGAGGTGATGCGGCCCCAGCATCGACGGGATTCCCCGTACCGTGAAACCCTTGCGGTCCATCGGGATCAGAAAAAGGGTGAGCCGCTTGTGCTTCGGGGCGTCGGGGTCGGTGCACGTCGCCAGCACGCACCAGGACGCCATCTGCGCGTACGACGTCCACACCTTCTGGCCGGTGATGCGCCAGCCGTCCCCGTCCGGCACGGCGCGCGTGCGCAACGAGACCAAGTCCGTTCCGGCCTCCGGTTCGGAGAAGCCTTGGCACCAGATCACATCGCCGGACGCGATGGCCGCCAGGTGCTTTGCCTTCTGTTCCTGCGTCCCGTATCGCATCAGCGCCGGGCCGACCCAGTTGACACCCATGTACTGCGGGCCCCGCGGCTCGTGCTGGGCCCACATCTCCTCGCGCAATACCGTCTGTTGCCAGACCGAACCACCGCCGCCGCCATGCTCTTTCGGCCAGGCCAGCGCGAGCAGACCCTCGGAGGCCAGCAGCTTGCAGAACGTCTCGGTGGTGGCGAGGTCTTGCGGATCCTCGGTGCAGGCGCCCAGGAAGTCGGGTGGTACGTGGTGGGCGATCAACTCCCGCAAGCGGTGTCGCAGTTCGACGGCGTCGTCGCCGAGGTCGTAGTCCATCGTCATCCCTTCGGCAACCCGAGCAGTCGCTCGGCGATGATGTTGCGCTGCACCTCCGACGTGCCGCCGTAAATGGTGGCGGCCAGCGCGTCCTGACGTTCGAACAGCAGATCGGAATCGCCGGCCGAACGCGGTCCTTCGGCGGCGGCCGCGAGTTCCCAAACCCGTTGCAAGGTAACCGATCCGAGGAGCTTCATGATGTCGGCTTCCGGGCTGGGCCGGCCGGCCAGTTCGTTGCCCAGTGCGCGGTACCCGGTGGCCCGCAGCGCTTCGGCGTCGGCGAGCAGCGACCCGAGTTCGGTGTAGAGGTCCTGGCTGTCCCCGGTCGCCCCGGCCCCCCGCACCGCGTCGAGTCCGCGCTTGATTTCGACCCAGTTCATGATCCAGATCATCTGGCGTTCATGGTGCAGCGAGGAGAGCGCGACGTTCCAGCCGCCGTTGACCGGACCCAGCAGGTTTTCCGCCGGGATCTCGACGTCGTCGAGGAAGACCTCGCAGAACGTCTCGTCCGAGATCGACGACATCCGAATGGGTTCGATGCGCACGCCGGGGGAGTGCAGGTCGAGGATCAGGCACGAGATGCCACGGTGTTTCGGTGCGTCCGGATCGGTGCGCGCATAGAGTGTGCACCACCGCGATTCGTGGGCCTGTGTGGTCCAGATCTTGTGACCGTTGACCCGGAAGACGTCCCCGTCGCGCTCGGCGCGGGTGCGCAGGCCGGCGAAATCCGACCCGGCCTCCGGCTCGGACATACCGAGCGCCCACCATTCGTCGCCGCGCAGCAGTGGCACCAGCAGGCGCTCGATCTGGTCGGGCGTGCCGAACTGGCGGATGCCGGGTGCGGCGACGCCGGGCCCCTGAATGTTGGGGAGCTTGGGCGCCGACCGCAACGCGCCCTCGATCCGGATCTCCATCGCGTCGCGCAAACCCAGCGATCGACCGCCGTGTTCGCGTGGCCAGGTGGGCTGCAGCCAGCCGCCCTCGAATGCGGCCCGCTGATAGTCGCGGCGCAGCGGGATGTCCCAGCGATACCGGCGGTAATTCTCGTAATAGTCCTGCGGCAGGAACGCGGCCAGCCAGTCGACGAACTCGGCGACCGCCTCGGACGGAGTCGTTGCACTCGTCATGCCGCGCCTCCGGCGAAACGGCAGCCCACCTCGTGGTAGAGCGCGCGACTGTCTCCCAACAGCGCCGCGCCCTGCCAGGCGTGCCGGACGTAGAGGTGTGCGTCGTGCTCCCAGGTCTGCCCCAGCGCACCGTGCACCTGGACCGCGGTGCGGGCACAGCCGGCCGCGGCGTCGCCGGCCGCCGCCTTGGCCAGTGCCGCGGCGGTCCAGGCGTCCGCGGGTGCGGTGTTCGGATCGGCAAGGCGGGCCGCGGCCGCGTAGGTGAGGCTGCGGGCGCGCTCCACGCCGACATAGTTGTCGGCCAGCGCGTGCTTGATGCCCTGGAATGCGCCGATCGGCGTGCCGAATTGACGGCGTGACTTCGCGTACTCGACGGAGAGGTGCAGGGCGGCGCTCGCCGTGCCGACCAGATCGGCGGCGACCGCGACCAACGGCGCGGTCAGCGCCCACTCCAGGTCGACGGGCGCCCAGCCTAAGGGTTCGGCGTCGATCTCGACGTCGGCCAGCGGTTGCGCGGGATCGGTGGACTCGCCCGCGGTGATCGTCACGCCGTCGCCGGTACGCACGGCCACGGCGACATAGCCGTCGATGGATTTGGCCAGCGTGACGACCAGCTCTGCGCGAGACGCGTTGGGGACGGCGACCGCGCGGCCGCGTACCCGTCCGTCGCGCAGCGTCATCGGTGGCCCGGGCAGCCGAGATCCCTTGGCGTGCACCGCCAGGGTGCCAACGGCCCCGCCGGCGATATCGGTGAGCACCGAGTCCAGACCGCACGCCCGCAACACCCCTGCGGCCAGGCCGACGCTGCTGAGCAACGGAATTGGCGCCAGGGCGGCGCCGCACTCCTCGAGAACCACTACCAGTTCGACGGGTCCGTAGTCGTCGACTCCGGGTGCGGCGAGTTCGGTCCAACCGAGGTCGACTACCGTCTTCCACAGAGCGCGCCAGCGCTCCGGATCCGTCAGCGCCTGCCGGGCGGCGTCGGGAGGACATTCGGTACGCAAGATGTCGCGCACGGCGTCGCGCAGCGACAGCTGATCCGAAGTCAGTCCGACATCCATAAGACCCCTAACATAATAAAGATAGTAAACTAGCGACGCTGTTGCAATCGCGCCGAGCATAGGTGGTCGCATGGTCGAGTGGTATCTGTTCCTGCCGCAGGTGCGGTTGTCTGTGGGCGACATCACGGAACGGGCCCGGCATGCCGAAGCCAGTGGCTTCGATGGAATGGCGTTCATCGATCACCTCGAGGCTCCGGGGCTGCCCGGCGAAAGCATTTGGGAGGCAATGGCCGTCGCCACCTGGGTGGCTGCCAAGACGGAGCGGCTGCGGATCGGCCATCTGGTGCTGTGCGACGCCTTTCGGCATCCCGCCGTGCTCGCCAAGCAAGCCGTCAGCCTGTCCGACGCATCGGACGGCCGGTTCGATCTCGGCCTCGGCTCGGGATCCTGGCCCGCCGAGTTCACCAGATTCGATGTCGGTCAGCAGGATCCGGTGGCCCGCGTTCAGCAGCTCGGCCGTCACCTGGCCCTGATCAGGCAGTACTGGGGCGACGGTACCGACGACGACGGAGCGGTTCAGTTGCCGAAGCGCAACCATCCGATACCGCTGGTTCTGGGTGGCAGCGGGCCCCGCTTGATGGAACTCGTTCGCAATTACGCGGATTGGTGGAACCTACAGGCCAATCACATCGACCGGTTGCCCAAGCTGGCTCCGTCGGCGGGAAGCGCCCGGATCTCGGTCCAGCAGATGATCGGCTTCGCCCGGTCGGGCACCGACCCCGACACCGTGCGTGAGGTGAGCATGCGTCGATTCGGCAATCTGGGGGCGGGACTGGTCTGCGGCGACGCCGACGAGCTGACCCAGCACTTCGCGGGTCTGGCCGCCCAGCGGGTCGAGCGCTTCTACGTGTGGTTCGCCGATTTCGCGAACCCGGAGTCCCTGCGCGAGTTCGGCGAAACGGTGATCAAGACGTTCCCTGGCGCCGGCGGGCCTCGTTAGGAACGACCGGCGGTCGAGCGTACGGACCGCGCTGCACCGCGGAAAGCCGGATCTCCGGCAGATCGACCGACGGGTCCACCGTGTCCAGCCAGGCGACGGCCGCGGCGACGTCGGAGATCTGAATCGCGTACATCTCGAAGGGAACGTCCTGCAGCATCTCGGTTTCCACCGGGCCCGGCGTCACGATGTGCACGGCGATGCCGTCGCGGTCGACTTCGAGCGCCAGTGCCCGGGCGAACGCATTCATGCCCGCTTTCGACGCGGAGTAGGCGGTACGAGCCATCATCGGCTCGTGGGCCGCCGACGAGGAGATGAACACGA encodes:
- a CDS encoding class I adenylate-forming enzyme family protein gives rise to the protein MSSTQPLESAATNPFENGVPFGTKLATLAEHQRDTAAVTVVALDGTAAALTFGELDARANQWGRALTAAGAQTGSLVALAIPNSVHLVLATLGCWKIGAVPIPMHWDLPDWERDRVRAVIDPAVVVDEQTRWELDARAAGESGDPLPEAISPAANGICSSGSTGVPKVILTLAPSLWIPEQGEPFITNWTPVQMPQTIMVPAPMYHTNGFATFLMLLGGNHLVILEKFDAALVLDVIERYRITNFTATPTMLARIAARPDVRQRDLSSVVFILQGAAVMPPSLLHTWFELLSPERIVTAYGMTENLGLTALRGDEWLSHPGSVGRGFRDTEIRILDADKNPVPTGEDGDIYLRAPMSAGYRYLGGAAPLPSTEDGFRSAGDIGHVDEDGFLYLVDRRVDMIVSGGANVFPAEVESALAGHPDIADVVVIGLADERWGRRVHAVVQAADGASLTEQLVIEYAKNRLAPYKAPKTVEFVDAIPRTAATKVNRSAMIAARGG
- a CDS encoding acyl-CoA dehydrogenase family protein, with protein sequence MDYDLGDDAVELRHRLRELIAHHVPPDFLGACTEDPQDLATTETFCKLLASEGLLALAWPKEHGGGGGSVWQQTVLREEMWAQHEPRGPQYMGVNWVGPALMRYGTQEQKAKHLAAIASGDVIWCQGFSEPEAGTDLVSLRTRAVPDGDGWRITGQKVWTSYAQMASWCVLATCTDPDAPKHKRLTLFLIPMDRKGFTVRGIPSMLGPHHLNEMFLDDVQAFPGDVLGEVGDGWRVMREALAFERVGIARYARCESLLHRIQSEFGDDWDRLPESLRARWVRALVDLRVARLLAYRAVSLQDDPSAGAAASAARIATTTCDQQVAELLFDVLGPVALDSGASSALHGAIEDHWRYAQAATVASGTIEVQRMLVARAALGEHR
- a CDS encoding acyl-CoA dehydrogenase family protein; its protein translation is MKTTLPQDISDFATVAAKRFDRLGGPQAALRAETDDSVRDAARAALGELGAFELEVRSGPDDLLAAAVLCQTAGAHALPYPVVEELLAIDGARLALVNPEAPRIDHGDLPGAWVAADLDGNRYQLQIASRTNAKLGPFLVPASISAPDGTVPAADVNLHLVLGSWRILGAMQRSLQIVTDHLRARIQFGKPLADFQAVRFAVADASVAVRGLHELAKYTICRPESLPAQVHSADALVLRFKATDTARQVLRASHQLLGALGFCDESDVSVLDRHTQPLIRLPLGAEALGLRLISDVRDGSLETLFSEPVSA
- a CDS encoding acyl-CoA dehydrogenase family protein; its protein translation is MTSATTPSEAVAEFVDWLAAFLPQDYYENYRRYRWDIPLRRDYQRAAFEGGWLQPTWPREHGGRSLGLRDAMEIRIEGALRSAPKLPNIQGPGVAAPGIRQFGTPDQIERLLVPLLRGDEWWALGMSEPEAGSDFAGLRTRAERDGDVFRVNGHKIWTTQAHESRWCTLYARTDPDAPKHRGISCLILDLHSPGVRIEPIRMSSISDETFCEVFLDDVEIPAENLLGPVNGGWNVALSSLHHERQMIWIMNWVEIKRGLDAVRGAGATGDSQDLYTELGSLLADAEALRATGYRALGNELAGRPSPEADIMKLLGSVTLQRVWELAAAAEGPRSAGDSDLLFERQDALAATIYGGTSEVQRNIIAERLLGLPKG
- a CDS encoding acyl-CoA dehydrogenase family protein; this encodes MDVGLTSDQLSLRDAVRDILRTECPPDAARQALTDPERWRALWKTVVDLGWTELAAPGVDDYGPVELVVVLEECGAALAPIPLLSSVGLAAGVLRACGLDSVLTDIAGGAVGTLAVHAKGSRLPGPPMTLRDGRVRGRAVAVPNASRAELVVTLAKSIDGYVAVAVRTGDGVTITAGESTDPAQPLADVEIDAEPLGWAPVDLEWALTAPLVAVAADLVGTASAALHLSVEYAKSRRQFGTPIGAFQGIKHALADNYVGVERARSLTYAAAARLADPNTAPADAWTAAALAKAAAGDAAAGCARTAVQVHGALGQTWEHDAHLYVRHAWQGAALLGDSRALYHEVGCRFAGGAA